Proteins from a single region of Eretmochelys imbricata isolate rEreImb1 chromosome 20, rEreImb1.hap1, whole genome shotgun sequence:
- the LOC144277790 gene encoding surfeit locus protein 4-like, producing MAPSGDLMGAAEDLADQFLRVTKRYLPHLAHLCLISTFLEDGIRMWFQWNEQRDYIHMSWGSGIILATLFVLINMSGQLVGCVLVLARKFVPYACFGLFGIILMQTVAYSILWDLKFLMRNLALGGGLLLLLAESRSEGKSMFAGVPTVDDISPRQYMQLGGRLLLVLMFMTLLHFELSAFTIFQDIFGMALIILVAIGFKTKLAALTLVIWLFVINLVQNAFWNIPTYRPLHDFLKYDFFQTMSVIGGLLLVVALGPGGVSMDEHKKKW from the exons ATGGCGCCCAGTGGAGACTTGATGGGGGCTGCTGAGGACCTGGCCGACCAG TTCTTACGGGTGACGAAGCGCTACCTACCTCACCTGGCTCACCTCTGTCTGATCAGCACTTTCCTTGAGGATGGGATACGGATGTGGTTTCAATGGAACGAGCAGCGGGATTACATCCATATGTCATGGGGGAGCGGCATCATCTTGGCCACGCTATTCGTGTTAATCAACATGTCTGGACAGCTGG TTGGGTGCGTTCTAGTCCTGGCCAGGAAGTTTGTTCCTTATGCTTGTTTTGGCCTGTTTGGGATTATCTTAATGCAG ACAGTCGCTTACAGTATTTTATGGGATCTCAAATTCCTGATGAG gaacCTTGCCCTAGGaggtgggctgctgctgctactggcaGAGTCCCGCTCTGAAGGGAAGTCCATGTTCGCCGGCGTCCCCACCGTGGACGACATCTCACCGCGACAGTACATGCAGCTGGGGGGCAGGCTCCTGCTTGTGCTCATGTTCATGACACTGCTGCACTTTGAACTCAGTGCTTTCACC ATCTTCCAGGACATCTTTGGCATGGCGTTGATCATCTTAGTGGCCATTGGCTTCAAGACCAAGCTGGCTGCCCTTACCCTGGTCATCTGGCTCTTCGTAATCAATCTGGTACAGAATGCGTTCTGGAACATCCCCACCTACAGGCCTCTCCACGACTTCCTAAAGTATGACTTTTTCCAGACCATGTCGGTAATAGGGGgcctgctgctggtggtggcgctGGGCCCGGGAGGAGTGTCAATGGACGAGCACAAAAAGAAGTGGTGA